The following are encoded together in the Kribbella voronezhensis genome:
- a CDS encoding response regulator produces MIGVLVVEDDFRVAQVHALLVAQVIGLEVVGVAHTAADALRLAADLGPDLVLLDSYLPDRPGIEIAAELRADIFMVTADSSAASVRAAFAAGALNYLIKPFGSEQLTSRLRAYVRYRTLLGDQSDELTQQAIDRAVDALHEADRPPTPKGQSPVTARLVTTALRQAGGPRTAADLAAQLGISRATAQRYLAALADDGRAVLSLRYGSTGRPEHQYRWASHSRG; encoded by the coding sequence ATGATCGGCGTCCTGGTGGTGGAGGACGACTTCCGGGTCGCCCAGGTGCACGCGCTGCTCGTTGCCCAGGTCATCGGTCTGGAAGTCGTCGGAGTGGCGCATACCGCAGCCGATGCGCTGCGGCTGGCCGCCGACCTCGGGCCGGATCTCGTACTGCTGGACAGTTATCTACCCGACCGGCCGGGGATCGAGATCGCCGCTGAACTGCGCGCCGACATCTTCATGGTCACCGCGGATTCATCGGCGGCCTCGGTCCGTGCGGCGTTCGCAGCGGGTGCGCTGAACTACCTGATCAAGCCCTTCGGCTCCGAGCAACTCACGTCCCGGCTCCGTGCGTACGTGCGCTACCGGACGCTGCTGGGCGACCAGTCGGACGAGCTGACCCAGCAAGCGATCGACCGGGCCGTCGACGCACTGCACGAAGCCGATCGGCCGCCGACGCCGAAGGGCCAGTCGCCGGTGACGGCACGGCTGGTGACGACCGCCTTACGGCAGGCCGGTGGACCGCGGACCGCAGCCGATCTGGCTGCCCAGCTGGGCATCTCCCGGGCGACCGCCCAGCGGTACCTGGCCGCGCTGGCCGACGACGGGCGCGCAGTACTGAGCCTGCGATACGGCTCGACCGGACGCCCGGAACACCAGTACCGCTGGGCATCTCACTCTCGCGGGTGA